Proteins from a genomic interval of Mesobacillus sp. S13:
- a CDS encoding undecaprenyl-diphosphate phosphatase, whose translation MLSKIEAFILGIIQGLTEFLPISSTGHLYLGRNLFGLEEAGLLLDTMLHVGTLLAVFVFYRYEFIKILKNPFGKLTFLLVVGTLPAVVVGLLFEDYFDEISKTGVTIGWEFLITGTLMWFADSIKNGRKKMDDISYTDALVIGSFQAAAIFPAISRSGLTIVAALWRKLDRETAAYFSFLLSTPAILGAIVLQGKDLFSGGSETISIQALLIGIISAAIFGYIAVKWMIGYLKNHSLKPFAIYVWIMGLVVLYFQYTGQF comes from the coding sequence ATGCTATCAAAAATTGAAGCTTTCATCCTTGGGATTATCCAGGGCCTGACTGAGTTTTTGCCGATCAGCTCTACCGGCCATCTTTATCTGGGCAGAAATTTGTTTGGCCTTGAGGAGGCGGGCCTGCTGCTCGATACGATGCTTCATGTAGGTACGCTGCTGGCAGTATTTGTGTTTTATAGATACGAATTCATCAAGATTTTGAAAAATCCGTTTGGGAAGCTGACCTTCCTCCTAGTTGTCGGTACGCTGCCGGCTGTTGTTGTCGGTTTGCTCTTCGAGGATTACTTTGATGAGATCTCCAAAACCGGTGTGACGATTGGCTGGGAATTCCTGATTACTGGGACTCTGATGTGGTTTGCGGACTCGATCAAAAATGGCCGTAAAAAGATGGATGATATCAGTTATACAGATGCGCTCGTGATTGGCAGCTTCCAGGCAGCGGCGATTTTTCCGGCGATTTCCCGTTCGGGCTTGACGATTGTCGCGGCGCTCTGGCGAAAGCTCGATCGCGAGACTGCTGCCTACTTCTCTTTCCTGCTTTCAACACCTGCGATTCTTGGCGCAATCGTGTTACAAGGAAAAGACCTTTTCAGCGGCGGAAGTGAGACGATTTCAATCCAGGCACTGTTGATTGGCATTATTTCAGCTGCGATTTTCGGTTATATCGCAGTAAAATGGATGATCGGCTATCTGAAAAATCATTCTTTGAAGCCATTTGCGATTTATGTATGGATAATGGGGCTGGTTGTGCTGTATTTTCAGTATACAGGGCAGTTCTAA